The Pseudarthrobacter sulfonivorans genome includes a window with the following:
- the clpB gene encoding ATP-dependent chaperone ClpB, giving the protein MDVKFTTKSQEALSAAAMNASTAGNPQVEPAHLLKALMDQREGVAVALLRATGADPDAVSVQASGAIKALPATSGGSTQQAQLSRPALLAIQNAKNEADRLGDTYVSTEVLLLGLSAGSDAVGRLMRDAGASHEALLAALPGVRGDRKVTTPDPENTFQSLERFGTDLTAMARAGKLDPVIGRDTEIRRIIQVLSRRTKNNPVIIGEPGVGKTAVVEGLAQRIVARDVPESLRGKTLIALDLASMVAGAKYRGEFEERLKAVLEEIKNSDGQIVTFIDEIHTVVGAGATGESSMDAGNMLKPMLARGELRLIGATTLDEYRENIEKDPALERRFQQVYVGEPSVEDTIGILRGLKERYEAHHKVTIADSALVAAATLSNRYISGRQLPDKAIDLVDEAASRLRMEIDSAPEEIDQLQRAVDRLTMEELALAGEKDPASVERLAAIQADKADKTEELDALNARWAAEKAGLNRVGDLKAKLDELRSQQEKAEREGDLETASRIMYGEIPALERELNAAAAAEEAVTDKPAPMVADEVTADDIADVISAWTGIPAGRMLQGESQKLLHMEEEIGKRLIGQAKAVAAVSDAVRRARAGISDPNRPTGSFLFLGPTGVGKTELAKALADFLFDDERAMVRLDMSEYGEKHSVARLVGAPPGYVGYEEGGQLTEAVRRRPYSVVLLDEVEKAHPEVFDILLQVLDDGRLTDGQGRTVDFRNAILVLTSNLGSQFLVDQSLDAQAKRTAVMTMVNASFKPEFLNRLDEIVLFEALTVDELAEIVELQVAELGRRLRDRRLSLDVSDGARAWLAMSGFDSAYGARPLRRLVQREIGDRLAKAILSGDIADGDTVLVDTAADVDELTIEGLEALAGPDGDAPAGTGLVVRRKE; this is encoded by the coding sequence TTGGACGTCAAATTCACCACCAAGAGCCAGGAGGCTCTTTCGGCAGCAGCCATGAACGCCTCCACGGCAGGGAATCCCCAGGTGGAACCTGCCCACCTGCTCAAGGCGCTGATGGATCAGCGGGAGGGCGTCGCCGTCGCGCTTCTCCGCGCCACGGGCGCAGACCCGGATGCCGTCAGCGTGCAGGCGAGCGGCGCCATCAAGGCGCTGCCGGCAACGTCGGGCGGCTCCACGCAGCAGGCCCAGCTGTCCCGGCCCGCGCTGCTGGCCATCCAGAACGCCAAAAACGAGGCCGACCGGCTGGGTGACACGTATGTCTCCACCGAAGTGCTGTTGTTGGGGCTCTCAGCCGGGAGTGACGCCGTCGGGCGGTTAATGCGCGACGCCGGTGCCTCCCATGAAGCGCTGCTCGCCGCCCTGCCGGGTGTCCGCGGCGACCGCAAGGTCACCACGCCGGACCCGGAAAACACGTTCCAGTCGCTGGAGCGGTTCGGCACTGACCTCACCGCGATGGCGCGTGCGGGCAAGCTGGACCCGGTGATCGGCCGCGACACCGAGATCCGGCGCATCATCCAGGTGCTGAGCCGCCGCACCAAGAACAACCCCGTCATCATCGGCGAGCCTGGTGTGGGCAAGACTGCCGTCGTCGAAGGGCTCGCCCAGCGGATCGTGGCCCGCGATGTCCCGGAAAGCCTGCGGGGCAAAACCCTTATCGCCCTGGACCTCGCCTCAATGGTGGCCGGCGCCAAGTACCGCGGCGAGTTCGAGGAGCGGCTCAAGGCCGTCCTGGAGGAGATCAAGAATTCGGACGGCCAGATTGTCACGTTCATCGACGAGATCCACACGGTGGTGGGCGCCGGTGCCACGGGGGAGTCATCGATGGATGCCGGCAACATGCTTAAGCCCATGTTGGCCCGCGGTGAGCTGCGGCTGATCGGTGCCACCACCTTGGATGAGTACCGCGAGAACATCGAGAAGGACCCCGCGCTGGAGCGGAGGTTCCAGCAGGTGTACGTGGGCGAGCCCAGTGTGGAGGACACCATCGGTATTCTCCGCGGCCTCAAGGAGCGCTACGAGGCGCACCACAAGGTCACCATCGCCGACTCCGCGCTGGTGGCCGCCGCAACCCTGTCCAACCGCTACATTTCCGGCCGCCAGCTGCCGGACAAGGCCATTGACCTGGTGGATGAGGCAGCTTCGCGGCTGCGGATGGAGATCGACTCCGCGCCGGAGGAGATCGACCAGCTGCAGAGGGCGGTGGACCGGCTCACCATGGAGGAACTGGCTCTTGCCGGTGAGAAGGATCCCGCGTCCGTGGAACGCCTCGCCGCGATCCAAGCGGACAAAGCCGACAAGACTGAAGAGCTGGACGCATTGAACGCCCGCTGGGCTGCCGAGAAAGCCGGGTTGAACCGGGTGGGTGACCTGAAGGCGAAGCTGGACGAACTTCGCTCCCAGCAGGAAAAGGCCGAACGGGAAGGCGATCTGGAAACAGCCTCGCGCATCATGTATGGCGAGATTCCTGCGCTGGAACGTGAACTGAACGCCGCCGCTGCAGCCGAAGAGGCGGTAACGGACAAACCTGCCCCGATGGTGGCTGACGAGGTCACGGCGGACGACATTGCGGACGTCATTTCCGCGTGGACCGGCATCCCCGCCGGGCGCATGCTGCAGGGCGAAAGCCAGAAACTGCTCCACATGGAGGAGGAGATCGGCAAACGCCTGATCGGCCAGGCCAAGGCGGTGGCCGCGGTGTCCGACGCCGTCCGCCGTGCGCGGGCCGGCATCAGCGATCCCAACCGGCCCACGGGTTCGTTCCTATTCCTGGGGCCCACGGGCGTGGGCAAGACCGAGCTGGCCAAGGCGCTCGCGGATTTCCTGTTCGACGACGAACGCGCCATGGTGCGGCTGGACATGTCCGAGTACGGCGAGAAGCACTCGGTGGCGCGGCTGGTGGGTGCCCCTCCGGGGTACGTCGGCTACGAGGAGGGCGGCCAGCTGACGGAAGCCGTCCGCCGTCGGCCGTACTCGGTGGTTCTGCTGGACGAGGTGGAAAAGGCCCATCCGGAGGTTTTCGACATCCTCCTGCAGGTGCTCGACGACGGCCGCCTCACCGATGGCCAGGGCCGCACCGTGGACTTCCGCAACGCCATCCTGGTGCTGACGTCCAACCTGGGCAGCCAGTTCCTGGTGGACCAGTCACTGGACGCGCAGGCCAAGCGGACCGCGGTCATGACCATGGTCAACGCCTCCTTCAAGCCGGAGTTCCTGAACCGGCTGGACGAGATTGTGCTGTTTGAAGCCCTGACCGTTGACGAGCTGGCGGAGATTGTGGAACTGCAGGTGGCCGAGCTCGGCAGGAGGCTGCGCGATCGCCGGCTCTCCCTGGACGTGTCCGACGGCGCCCGCGCCTGGCTGGCCATGTCCGGCTTCGACTCCGCGTACGGTGCCCGGCCACTGCGCCGGCTAGTGCAGCGGGAGATCGGCGACCGCCTGGCCAAGGCCATCCTGTCCGGCGACATCGCCGACGGTGACACGGTGCTGGTGGACACCGCGGCCGACGTCGACGAACTCACGATCGAAGGGCTGGAGGCGCTTGCGGGACCCGACGGCGATGCTCCCGCTGGCACGGGCCTGGTGGTGCGGCGGAAGGAATAG